In Fundulus heteroclitus isolate FHET01 chromosome 8, MU-UCD_Fhet_4.1, whole genome shotgun sequence, a genomic segment contains:
- the add1 gene encoding alpha-adducin isoform X11, with the protein MNGESGAGVVTAPPPTTAPHKERYFDRVDESSPEYQRERNMAPDLRQDFNMMEQKKRVSMILQSPAFCEELETMIQDQLKKGKTPTSLLALQQIADFMTTSMPSMYPAAPQGGMAALNMSLGMVTPVNDLRGSDSISYDKGEKILRCKLAAFYRLADLFGWSELIYNHLTVRVNSDQERFLIVPFGLLYSEVTASSLVKINLDGEVVDRGSTNLGVNQAGFTLHSAIYAARPDVKCVVHIHTAAGAAVSAMKCGLLPISPEALSLGEVSYHDYHGILVDEEERVLIQKNLGPKSKVLILRNHGLVSVGETVEEAFYYIHNLVTACEIQVRTLASAGGPDNLVMLDPAKYKSRPRVPEPAGDGASTHPKWQIGEQEFEALMRMLDNLGYRTGYPYRCPALRDKGKKYSDAELASSAHGGYSHGEDSDSGARSPLKHSFQRGQRDKTRWVNAGGRPDEPYEDGPDGTSPKSKPKVWTNITHDHVKPLLQSLSSGVCVPSCITNCLWTKEEGLRQAAVANQFIPMNTDPKEVLEMRNKIREQNLQDIKTAGPQSQVLCAGSMDRAFNQDAPLSDCTDTIDGLDVSEGSYSSAKTIRKGELVTASKAIIEKEYQPKVIVSKTGPNPFNKLTDQELEEYRREVEQKQKGGEDAEQQVEPEEDEKDPKPTSTPPSTPVRAEEGDGITKEYLLP; encoded by the exons ATGAACGGCGAGTCAGGTGCCGGGGTGGTGACGGCTCCGCCTCCCACCACAGCCCCGCACAAGGAGCGCTACTTTGACCGGGTGGACGAGAGCAGCCCCGAGTACCAGAGGGAGAGGAACATGGCGCCTGACCTGCGGCAGGACTTCAACATGATGGAGCAGAAGAAGAGGGTCTCCATGATTCTTCAGAGCCCC GCTTTTTGTGAAGAGCTAGAGACGATGATCCAGGATCAGCTGAAGAAGGGGAAGACGCCCACGAGCCTGTTGGCGCTGCAGCAGATCGCAGACTTCATGACCACCAGCATGCCTTCCATGTATCCAGCTGCGCCGCAAGGAGGCATGGCGGCTCTCAACATGA GTTTGGGGATGGTGACGCCGGTCAACGACCTGCGAGGCTCAGACTCCATTTCCTACGACAAGGGCGAGAAGATTCTCCGCTGCAAACTGGCTGCCTTCTATCGGCTCGCCGACTTGTTCGGATGGTCTGAGCTCATCTATAACCACCTCACA GTCAGAGTGAACTCGGACCAGGAACGCTTCCTAATTGTTCCCTTTGGGCTCCTTTACAGTGAGGTCACCGCCTCTAGTTTG GTAAAGATAAACCTTGATGGTGAAGTCGTAGACCGAGGAAGCACCAACCTTGGGGTCAACCAGGCCGGCTTCACCCTCCATTCTGCCATCTATGCCGCACGGCCCGACGTCAAGTGTGTCGTACATATACACACGGCGGCAGGTGCAGCG GTGTCGGCCATGAAATGCGGGCTGTTGCCCATCTCGCCTGAGGCTCTGTCCCTGGGGGAGGTGAGCTATCACGATTACCACGGCATCCTGGTGGATGAAGAAGAACGAGTCCTCATACAGAAGAACCTCGGGCCCAAGAGCAAG gTTCTTATCCTGAGGAACCATGGGTTGGTGTCGGTGGGAGAAACGGTGGAGGAGGCTTTCTATTACATCCACAACCTGGTGACCGCCTGTGAAATCCAG GTGCGAACACTGGCCAGCGCTGGAGGGCCGGACAATCTGGTCATGCTGGACCCCGCCAAGTACAAATCACGCCCACGTGTCCCTGAGCCGGCAGGCGACGGGGCGTCAACACACCCCAAGTGGCAAATCGGGGAGCAGGAGTTTGAGGCTCTCATGAGAATGCTCGACAATTTG GGCTACAGGACGGGCTATCCTTACCGCTGCCCGGCTCTGCGAGACAAAGGCAAAAAGTATAGTGACGCGGAGCTCGCCTCCTCCGCCCACGGCGGTTACTCCCACGGGGAGGACAGCGACTCAGGCGCTCGCTCCCCGCTGAAACACAGCTTCCAGCGCGGCCAGCGCGACAAGACCCGCTGGGTCAATGCCGGCGGCCGGCCCGACGAGCCCTACGAGGACGGGCCCGACGGCACCAGCCCCAAGTCGAAGCCTAAGGTGTGGACGAACATAACACACGATCACGTCAAACCCTTGCTGCAGTCTCTCTCGTCCGGTGTCTGCGTGCCAAGCTGTATAACCAACTGCTTG TGGACAAAGGAAGAAGGCCTTCGCCAGGCTGCAGTAGCCAATCAGTTTATCCCAATGAACACCGACCCAAAGGAAGTTCTGGAAATGCGGAATAAG ATCCGGGAGCAGAACCTGCAGGACATAAAGACTGCAGGACCCCAGTCTCAGGTTCTGTGTGCCGGCTCCATGGACCGGGCTTTTAACCAG GATGCCCCTCTGTCTGACTGTACAGACACTATTGACGGCCTCGATGTGTCCGAGGGCTCCTATAGTTCTGCTAAAACAATTAGAAAG GGCGAGCTGGTGACCGCATCCAAGGCCATCATCGAGAAGGAGTACCAACCCAAGGTTATTGTCAGCAAGACTGGTCCCAAccccttcaataaactcaccgaccaggagctggaggaaTACCGGCGAGAAGTGGAGCAGAAGCAGAAAGGAGGTGAAG ATGCAGAACAACAAGTAGAGCCCGAGG
- the add1 gene encoding alpha-adducin isoform X7 — MNGESGAGVVTAPPPTTAPHKERYFDRVDESSPEYQRERNMAPDLRQDFNMMEQKKRVSMILQSPAFCEELETMIQDQLKKGKTPTSLLALQQIADFMTTSMPSMYPAAPQGGMAALNMSLGMVTPVNDLRGSDSISYDKGEKILRCKLAAFYRLADLFGWSELIYNHLTVRVNSDQERFLIVPFGLLYSEVTASSLVKINLDGEVVDRGSTNLGVNQAGFTLHSAIYAARPDVKCVVHIHTAAGAAVSAMKCGLLPISPEALSLGEVSYHDYHGILVDEEERVLIQKNLGPKSKVLILRNHGLVSVGETVEEAFYYIHNLVTACEIQVRTLASAGGPDNLVMLDPAKYKSRPRVPEPAGDGASTHPKWQIGEQEFEALMRMLDNLGYRTGYPYRCPALRDKGKKYSDAELASSAHGGYSHGEDSDSGARSPLKHSFQRGQRDKTRWVNAGGRPDEPYEDGPDGTSPKSKPKVWTNITHDHVKPLLQSLSSGVCVPSCITNCLWTKEEGLRQAAVANQFIPMNTDPKEVLEMRNKIREQNLQDIKTAGPQSQVLCAGSMDRAFNQDAPLSDCTDTIDGLDVSEGSYSSAKTIRKGELVTASKAIIEKEYQPKVIVSKTGPNPFNKLTDQELEEYRREVEQKQKGGEAQRQKDCMKGSASSAPGPEPESVASGQASDSAPPRQTGSPSSEEARPPASDTGALSQGPSVPESADDVFSAAEEGLPALDSPHKEFHSAVLRALTKDQSDVEAAERGRGSDAEQQVEPEEDEKDPKPTSTPPSTPVRAEEGDGITKEYLLP; from the exons ATGAACGGCGAGTCAGGTGCCGGGGTGGTGACGGCTCCGCCTCCCACCACAGCCCCGCACAAGGAGCGCTACTTTGACCGGGTGGACGAGAGCAGCCCCGAGTACCAGAGGGAGAGGAACATGGCGCCTGACCTGCGGCAGGACTTCAACATGATGGAGCAGAAGAAGAGGGTCTCCATGATTCTTCAGAGCCCC GCTTTTTGTGAAGAGCTAGAGACGATGATCCAGGATCAGCTGAAGAAGGGGAAGACGCCCACGAGCCTGTTGGCGCTGCAGCAGATCGCAGACTTCATGACCACCAGCATGCCTTCCATGTATCCAGCTGCGCCGCAAGGAGGCATGGCGGCTCTCAACATGA GTTTGGGGATGGTGACGCCGGTCAACGACCTGCGAGGCTCAGACTCCATTTCCTACGACAAGGGCGAGAAGATTCTCCGCTGCAAACTGGCTGCCTTCTATCGGCTCGCCGACTTGTTCGGATGGTCTGAGCTCATCTATAACCACCTCACA GTCAGAGTGAACTCGGACCAGGAACGCTTCCTAATTGTTCCCTTTGGGCTCCTTTACAGTGAGGTCACCGCCTCTAGTTTG GTAAAGATAAACCTTGATGGTGAAGTCGTAGACCGAGGAAGCACCAACCTTGGGGTCAACCAGGCCGGCTTCACCCTCCATTCTGCCATCTATGCCGCACGGCCCGACGTCAAGTGTGTCGTACATATACACACGGCGGCAGGTGCAGCG GTGTCGGCCATGAAATGCGGGCTGTTGCCCATCTCGCCTGAGGCTCTGTCCCTGGGGGAGGTGAGCTATCACGATTACCACGGCATCCTGGTGGATGAAGAAGAACGAGTCCTCATACAGAAGAACCTCGGGCCCAAGAGCAAG gTTCTTATCCTGAGGAACCATGGGTTGGTGTCGGTGGGAGAAACGGTGGAGGAGGCTTTCTATTACATCCACAACCTGGTGACCGCCTGTGAAATCCAG GTGCGAACACTGGCCAGCGCTGGAGGGCCGGACAATCTGGTCATGCTGGACCCCGCCAAGTACAAATCACGCCCACGTGTCCCTGAGCCGGCAGGCGACGGGGCGTCAACACACCCCAAGTGGCAAATCGGGGAGCAGGAGTTTGAGGCTCTCATGAGAATGCTCGACAATTTG GGCTACAGGACGGGCTATCCTTACCGCTGCCCGGCTCTGCGAGACAAAGGCAAAAAGTATAGTGACGCGGAGCTCGCCTCCTCCGCCCACGGCGGTTACTCCCACGGGGAGGACAGCGACTCAGGCGCTCGCTCCCCGCTGAAACACAGCTTCCAGCGCGGCCAGCGCGACAAGACCCGCTGGGTCAATGCCGGCGGCCGGCCCGACGAGCCCTACGAGGACGGGCCCGACGGCACCAGCCCCAAGTCGAAGCCTAAGGTGTGGACGAACATAACACACGATCACGTCAAACCCTTGCTGCAGTCTCTCTCGTCCGGTGTCTGCGTGCCAAGCTGTATAACCAACTGCTTG TGGACAAAGGAAGAAGGCCTTCGCCAGGCTGCAGTAGCCAATCAGTTTATCCCAATGAACACCGACCCAAAGGAAGTTCTGGAAATGCGGAATAAG ATCCGGGAGCAGAACCTGCAGGACATAAAGACTGCAGGACCCCAGTCTCAGGTTCTGTGTGCCGGCTCCATGGACCGGGCTTTTAACCAG GATGCCCCTCTGTCTGACTGTACAGACACTATTGACGGCCTCGATGTGTCCGAGGGCTCCTATAGTTCTGCTAAAACAATTAGAAAG GGCGAGCTGGTGACCGCATCCAAGGCCATCATCGAGAAGGAGTACCAACCCAAGGTTATTGTCAGCAAGACTGGTCCCAAccccttcaataaactcaccgaccaggagctggaggaaTACCGGCGAGAAGTGGAGCAGAAGCAGAAAGGAGGTGAAG CGCAGCGACAGAAGGACTGTATGAAAGGATCCGCCTCCAGCGCGCCTGGACCGGAGCCAGAGTCCGTAGCGTCGGGTCAGGCCTCTGACTCCGCTCCTCCACGACAAACCGGGTCGCCCAGCTCGGAGGAAGCCCGGCCTCCAGCTTCAGACACGGGTGCTTTGTCTCAGGGTCCGTCTGTCCCAGAGTCCGCAGATGACGTGTTCTCGGCGGCAGAGGAAGGGCTGCCTGCTCTGGATTCTCCACACAAGGAGTTTCACAGCGCGGTGCTGCGGGCCCTCACCAAGGACCAGTCGGATGTAGAAGCCGCAGAGCGAGGTCGGGGTTCAG ATGCAGAACAACAAGTAGAGCCCGAGG
- the add1 gene encoding alpha-adducin isoform X13 has translation MNGESGAGVVTAPPPTTAPHKERYFDRVDESSPEYQRERNMAPDLRQDFNMMEQKKRVSMILQSPAFCEELETMIQDQLKKGKTPTSLLALQQIADFMTTSMPSMYPAAPQGGMAALNMSLGMVTPVNDLRGSDSISYDKGEKILRCKLAAFYRLADLFGWSELIYNHLTVRVNSDQERFLIVPFGLLYSEVTASSLVKINLDGEVVDRGSTNLGVNQAGFTLHSAIYAARPDVKCVVHIHTAAGAAVSAMKCGLLPISPEALSLGEVSYHDYHGILVDEEERVLIQKNLGPKSKVLILRNHGLVSVGETVEEAFYYIHNLVTACEIQVRTLASAGGPDNLVMLDPAKYKSRPRVPEPAGDGASTHPKWQIGEQEFEALMRMLDNLGYRTGYPYRCPALRDKGKKYSDAELASSAHGGYSHGEDSDSGARSPLKHSFQRGQRDKTRWVNAGGRPDEPYEDGPDGTSPKSKPKVWTNITHDHVKPLLQSLSSGVCVPSCITNCLWTKEEGLRQAAVANQFIPMNTDPKEVLEMRNKIREQNLQDIKTAGPQSQVLCAGSMDRAFNQGELVTASKAIIEKEYQPKVIVSKTGPNPFNKLTDQELEEYRREVEQKQKGGEAQRQKDCMKGSASSAPGPEPESVASGQASDSAPPRQTGSPSSEEARPPASDTGALSQGPSVPESADDVFSAAEEGLPALDSPHKEFHSAVLRALTKDQSDVEAAERGRGSDAEQQVEPEEDEKDPKPTSTPPSTPVRAEEGDGITKEYLLP, from the exons ATGAACGGCGAGTCAGGTGCCGGGGTGGTGACGGCTCCGCCTCCCACCACAGCCCCGCACAAGGAGCGCTACTTTGACCGGGTGGACGAGAGCAGCCCCGAGTACCAGAGGGAGAGGAACATGGCGCCTGACCTGCGGCAGGACTTCAACATGATGGAGCAGAAGAAGAGGGTCTCCATGATTCTTCAGAGCCCC GCTTTTTGTGAAGAGCTAGAGACGATGATCCAGGATCAGCTGAAGAAGGGGAAGACGCCCACGAGCCTGTTGGCGCTGCAGCAGATCGCAGACTTCATGACCACCAGCATGCCTTCCATGTATCCAGCTGCGCCGCAAGGAGGCATGGCGGCTCTCAACATGA GTTTGGGGATGGTGACGCCGGTCAACGACCTGCGAGGCTCAGACTCCATTTCCTACGACAAGGGCGAGAAGATTCTCCGCTGCAAACTGGCTGCCTTCTATCGGCTCGCCGACTTGTTCGGATGGTCTGAGCTCATCTATAACCACCTCACA GTCAGAGTGAACTCGGACCAGGAACGCTTCCTAATTGTTCCCTTTGGGCTCCTTTACAGTGAGGTCACCGCCTCTAGTTTG GTAAAGATAAACCTTGATGGTGAAGTCGTAGACCGAGGAAGCACCAACCTTGGGGTCAACCAGGCCGGCTTCACCCTCCATTCTGCCATCTATGCCGCACGGCCCGACGTCAAGTGTGTCGTACATATACACACGGCGGCAGGTGCAGCG GTGTCGGCCATGAAATGCGGGCTGTTGCCCATCTCGCCTGAGGCTCTGTCCCTGGGGGAGGTGAGCTATCACGATTACCACGGCATCCTGGTGGATGAAGAAGAACGAGTCCTCATACAGAAGAACCTCGGGCCCAAGAGCAAG gTTCTTATCCTGAGGAACCATGGGTTGGTGTCGGTGGGAGAAACGGTGGAGGAGGCTTTCTATTACATCCACAACCTGGTGACCGCCTGTGAAATCCAG GTGCGAACACTGGCCAGCGCTGGAGGGCCGGACAATCTGGTCATGCTGGACCCCGCCAAGTACAAATCACGCCCACGTGTCCCTGAGCCGGCAGGCGACGGGGCGTCAACACACCCCAAGTGGCAAATCGGGGAGCAGGAGTTTGAGGCTCTCATGAGAATGCTCGACAATTTG GGCTACAGGACGGGCTATCCTTACCGCTGCCCGGCTCTGCGAGACAAAGGCAAAAAGTATAGTGACGCGGAGCTCGCCTCCTCCGCCCACGGCGGTTACTCCCACGGGGAGGACAGCGACTCAGGCGCTCGCTCCCCGCTGAAACACAGCTTCCAGCGCGGCCAGCGCGACAAGACCCGCTGGGTCAATGCCGGCGGCCGGCCCGACGAGCCCTACGAGGACGGGCCCGACGGCACCAGCCCCAAGTCGAAGCCTAAGGTGTGGACGAACATAACACACGATCACGTCAAACCCTTGCTGCAGTCTCTCTCGTCCGGTGTCTGCGTGCCAAGCTGTATAACCAACTGCTTG TGGACAAAGGAAGAAGGCCTTCGCCAGGCTGCAGTAGCCAATCAGTTTATCCCAATGAACACCGACCCAAAGGAAGTTCTGGAAATGCGGAATAAG ATCCGGGAGCAGAACCTGCAGGACATAAAGACTGCAGGACCCCAGTCTCAGGTTCTGTGTGCCGGCTCCATGGACCGGGCTTTTAACCAG GGCGAGCTGGTGACCGCATCCAAGGCCATCATCGAGAAGGAGTACCAACCCAAGGTTATTGTCAGCAAGACTGGTCCCAAccccttcaataaactcaccgaccaggagctggaggaaTACCGGCGAGAAGTGGAGCAGAAGCAGAAAGGAGGTGAAG CGCAGCGACAGAAGGACTGTATGAAAGGATCCGCCTCCAGCGCGCCTGGACCGGAGCCAGAGTCCGTAGCGTCGGGTCAGGCCTCTGACTCCGCTCCTCCACGACAAACCGGGTCGCCCAGCTCGGAGGAAGCCCGGCCTCCAGCTTCAGACACGGGTGCTTTGTCTCAGGGTCCGTCTGTCCCAGAGTCCGCAGATGACGTGTTCTCGGCGGCAGAGGAAGGGCTGCCTGCTCTGGATTCTCCACACAAGGAGTTTCACAGCGCGGTGCTGCGGGCCCTCACCAAGGACCAGTCGGATGTAGAAGCCGCAGAGCGAGGTCGGGGTTCAG ATGCAGAACAACAAGTAGAGCCCGAGG
- the add1 gene encoding alpha-adducin isoform X5: MNGESGAGVVTAPPPTTAPHKERYFDRVDESSPEYQRERNMAPDLRQDFNMMEQKKRVSMILQSPAFCEELETMIQDQLKKGKTPTSLLALQQIADFMTTSMPSMYPAAPQGGMAALNMSLGMVTPVNDLRGSDSISYDKGEKILRCKLAAFYRLADLFGWSELIYNHLTVRVNSDQERFLIVPFGLLYSEVTASSLVKINLDGEVVDRGSTNLGVNQAGFTLHSAIYAARPDVKCVVHIHTAAGAAVSAMKCGLLPISPEALSLGEVSYHDYHGILVDEEERVLIQKNLGPKSKVLILRNHGLVSVGETVEEAFYYIHNLVTACEIQVRTLASAGGPDNLVMLDPAKYKSRPRVPEPAGDGASTHPKWQIGEQEFEALMRMLDNLGYRTGYPYRCPALRDKGKKYSDAELASSAHGGYSHGEDSDSGARSPLKHSFQRGQRDKTRWVNAGGRPDEPYEDGPDGTSPKSKPKVWTNITHDHVKPLLQSLSSGVCVPSCITNCLWTKEEGLRQAAVANQFIPMNTDPKEVLEMRNKIREQNLQDIKTAGPQSQVLCAGSMDRAFNQDAPLSDCTDTIDGLDVSEGSYSSAKTIRKGELVTASKAIIEKEYQPKVIVSKTGPNPFNKLTDQELEEYRREVEQKQKGGEAQRQKDCMKGSASSAPGPEPESVASGQASDSAPPRQTGSPSSEEARPPASDTGALSQGPSVPESADDVFSAAEEGLPALDSPHKEFHSAVLRALTKDQSDVEAAERGRGSDAEQQVEPEEDEKDPKPTSTPPSTPVRAEEGVSFTRYMSALSEAFLPNGLLLV; the protein is encoded by the exons ATGAACGGCGAGTCAGGTGCCGGGGTGGTGACGGCTCCGCCTCCCACCACAGCCCCGCACAAGGAGCGCTACTTTGACCGGGTGGACGAGAGCAGCCCCGAGTACCAGAGGGAGAGGAACATGGCGCCTGACCTGCGGCAGGACTTCAACATGATGGAGCAGAAGAAGAGGGTCTCCATGATTCTTCAGAGCCCC GCTTTTTGTGAAGAGCTAGAGACGATGATCCAGGATCAGCTGAAGAAGGGGAAGACGCCCACGAGCCTGTTGGCGCTGCAGCAGATCGCAGACTTCATGACCACCAGCATGCCTTCCATGTATCCAGCTGCGCCGCAAGGAGGCATGGCGGCTCTCAACATGA GTTTGGGGATGGTGACGCCGGTCAACGACCTGCGAGGCTCAGACTCCATTTCCTACGACAAGGGCGAGAAGATTCTCCGCTGCAAACTGGCTGCCTTCTATCGGCTCGCCGACTTGTTCGGATGGTCTGAGCTCATCTATAACCACCTCACA GTCAGAGTGAACTCGGACCAGGAACGCTTCCTAATTGTTCCCTTTGGGCTCCTTTACAGTGAGGTCACCGCCTCTAGTTTG GTAAAGATAAACCTTGATGGTGAAGTCGTAGACCGAGGAAGCACCAACCTTGGGGTCAACCAGGCCGGCTTCACCCTCCATTCTGCCATCTATGCCGCACGGCCCGACGTCAAGTGTGTCGTACATATACACACGGCGGCAGGTGCAGCG GTGTCGGCCATGAAATGCGGGCTGTTGCCCATCTCGCCTGAGGCTCTGTCCCTGGGGGAGGTGAGCTATCACGATTACCACGGCATCCTGGTGGATGAAGAAGAACGAGTCCTCATACAGAAGAACCTCGGGCCCAAGAGCAAG gTTCTTATCCTGAGGAACCATGGGTTGGTGTCGGTGGGAGAAACGGTGGAGGAGGCTTTCTATTACATCCACAACCTGGTGACCGCCTGTGAAATCCAG GTGCGAACACTGGCCAGCGCTGGAGGGCCGGACAATCTGGTCATGCTGGACCCCGCCAAGTACAAATCACGCCCACGTGTCCCTGAGCCGGCAGGCGACGGGGCGTCAACACACCCCAAGTGGCAAATCGGGGAGCAGGAGTTTGAGGCTCTCATGAGAATGCTCGACAATTTG GGCTACAGGACGGGCTATCCTTACCGCTGCCCGGCTCTGCGAGACAAAGGCAAAAAGTATAGTGACGCGGAGCTCGCCTCCTCCGCCCACGGCGGTTACTCCCACGGGGAGGACAGCGACTCAGGCGCTCGCTCCCCGCTGAAACACAGCTTCCAGCGCGGCCAGCGCGACAAGACCCGCTGGGTCAATGCCGGCGGCCGGCCCGACGAGCCCTACGAGGACGGGCCCGACGGCACCAGCCCCAAGTCGAAGCCTAAGGTGTGGACGAACATAACACACGATCACGTCAAACCCTTGCTGCAGTCTCTCTCGTCCGGTGTCTGCGTGCCAAGCTGTATAACCAACTGCTTG TGGACAAAGGAAGAAGGCCTTCGCCAGGCTGCAGTAGCCAATCAGTTTATCCCAATGAACACCGACCCAAAGGAAGTTCTGGAAATGCGGAATAAG ATCCGGGAGCAGAACCTGCAGGACATAAAGACTGCAGGACCCCAGTCTCAGGTTCTGTGTGCCGGCTCCATGGACCGGGCTTTTAACCAG GATGCCCCTCTGTCTGACTGTACAGACACTATTGACGGCCTCGATGTGTCCGAGGGCTCCTATAGTTCTGCTAAAACAATTAGAAAG GGCGAGCTGGTGACCGCATCCAAGGCCATCATCGAGAAGGAGTACCAACCCAAGGTTATTGTCAGCAAGACTGGTCCCAAccccttcaataaactcaccgaccaggagctggaggaaTACCGGCGAGAAGTGGAGCAGAAGCAGAAAGGAGGTGAAG CGCAGCGACAGAAGGACTGTATGAAAGGATCCGCCTCCAGCGCGCCTGGACCGGAGCCAGAGTCCGTAGCGTCGGGTCAGGCCTCTGACTCCGCTCCTCCACGACAAACCGGGTCGCCCAGCTCGGAGGAAGCCCGGCCTCCAGCTTCAGACACGGGTGCTTTGTCTCAGGGTCCGTCTGTCCCAGAGTCCGCAGATGACGTGTTCTCGGCGGCAGAGGAAGGGCTGCCTGCTCTGGATTCTCCACACAAGGAGTTTCACAGCGCGGTGCTGCGGGCCCTCACCAAGGACCAGTCGGATGTAGAAGCCGCAGAGCGAGGTCGGGGTTCAG ATGCAGAACAACAAGTAGAGCCCGAGG